A portion of the Micromonospora tarapacensis genome contains these proteins:
- a CDS encoding energy-coupling factor ABC transporter permease, whose protein sequence is METLAMHISNGIINGPVAAVFAVIALAAMAFCVMRGRRDLDDRLAPMAGLVAAFIFAVQMLNFPIFTAGVSGHLLGGALAAMLVGPWVGALCVAVVLVVQALVFGDGGVAMLGLNITNMAVIGIAVAYLLIALLLRVLPRTPAGLAVTAFLSALVSVVVAAMGFVLQYQLGGTTDLGGNLAGLAGTMAVSHLLIGIGEGLITATTVVTVAKVRPDLVYALRALKPAVPASVPAVGGVR, encoded by the coding sequence GTGGAAACCCTGGCCATGCACATCTCGAACGGGATCATCAACGGTCCCGTCGCCGCGGTCTTCGCGGTGATCGCACTGGCGGCGATGGCGTTCTGCGTCATGCGTGGCCGGCGGGACCTGGACGACCGGCTGGCACCGATGGCCGGTCTCGTCGCGGCGTTCATCTTCGCGGTGCAGATGCTCAACTTCCCGATCTTCACCGCGGGGGTCAGCGGCCACCTGCTCGGTGGCGCGCTCGCCGCCATGCTGGTCGGCCCCTGGGTCGGCGCGCTCTGCGTCGCGGTGGTGCTCGTGGTGCAGGCCCTCGTCTTCGGCGACGGCGGGGTGGCCATGCTCGGGCTCAACATCACCAACATGGCCGTCATCGGCATCGCGGTGGCGTACCTGCTGATCGCACTGCTGCTGCGGGTGCTGCCGCGCACCCCGGCCGGGCTGGCGGTCACCGCCTTCCTCTCCGCGCTGGTCAGCGTGGTCGTGGCGGCGATGGGCTTCGTGTTGCAGTACCAGCTCGGCGGCACCACCGACCTCGGCGGCAACCTGGCCGGACTGGCCGGGACGATGGCCGTCTCCCACCTGCTCATCGGCATCGGCGAGGGACTGATCACGGCCACCACGGTGGTCACCGTCGCGAAGGTCCGCCCCGACCTGGTGTACGCGTTGCGCGCCCTGAAGCCGGCTGTGCCGGCATCCGTTCCGGCTGTCGGAGGTGTCCGGTGA
- the bcp gene encoding thioredoxin-dependent thiol peroxidase, producing the protein MTAPARLSPGDPAPEFTLPTDTGGQLTLADLRGRKVVLYAYPAAMTPGCTKQACDFRDSLGALRAAGYEVVGISPDKPEKLAKFRDRDAITFPLVADTDKAVLTAYGAYGEKQMYGRTVTGVIRSTFVIDADGKIERALYNVKATGHVAKLRRDLGLD; encoded by the coding sequence ATGACCGCACCCGCCCGCCTCTCCCCCGGTGACCCGGCGCCCGAGTTCACCCTCCCCACCGACACCGGCGGCCAGCTCACCCTGGCCGACCTGCGCGGCCGGAAGGTCGTCCTGTACGCCTACCCGGCCGCGATGACCCCCGGCTGCACCAAGCAGGCCTGCGACTTCCGCGACTCGTTGGGCGCACTGCGGGCCGCCGGCTACGAGGTGGTCGGCATCTCGCCGGACAAGCCGGAGAAACTGGCGAAGTTCCGCGACCGCGACGCGATCACCTTTCCGCTGGTCGCCGACACCGACAAGGCGGTGCTGACCGCCTACGGCGCGTACGGCGAGAAGCAGATGTACGGCCGCACCGTGACCGGCGTGATCCGTTCCACGTTCGTCATCGACGCGGACGGCAAGATCGAGCGGGCGCTCTACAACGTCAAGGCCACCGGTCACGTCGCCAAGCTCCGCCGCGACCTCGGCCTGGACTGA
- a CDS encoding LCP family protein: MSSGVQQYVEPGLYGSGPDGGTGAAESTKRRRRWRKVLLISLLVMTFVGGGGLIAGGLYLRSVESGIERLDAFSEVPEEGRPQAAVQDALNILILGSDSRDPDSTGGSRTDTIIVAHIPEDRSTAQLISIPRDTWVSVPRSKDGRQGGQDAKINAAYAWGGVPLMVQTVESFTKVRINHVMIIDFAGFKEIIDALGGIEIKSEKTFTSIHPPFRTFQQGVQRMDGETTLDYSRQRKQFADGDFARIRHQQQVIKAILDGAVSGGIVTNPGRLNSFVRATSSAVSVDEKMSLLGMATDLRGLRGGNLTFMTSPTRGTGRVGSQSVVFADDEKVSSFYDAVRRDDVDEILAQSK, from the coding sequence ATGTCTTCAGGTGTGCAGCAGTACGTCGAGCCCGGCCTCTACGGTTCCGGGCCTGACGGGGGGACCGGGGCTGCCGAGAGCACGAAGCGCCGCCGCCGGTGGCGCAAGGTCCTCCTGATCAGTCTCCTGGTGATGACGTTCGTCGGCGGTGGCGGCCTGATCGCCGGCGGGCTCTACCTCCGCTCGGTCGAGTCCGGCATCGAACGGCTGGACGCCTTCAGTGAGGTGCCGGAGGAGGGCCGCCCCCAGGCGGCGGTGCAGGACGCACTGAACATCCTGATCCTCGGCAGCGACTCCCGGGATCCGGACAGCACCGGCGGCTCGCGCACGGACACCATCATCGTGGCCCACATCCCGGAGGACCGGTCCACCGCTCAGCTCATCTCGATCCCGCGGGACACCTGGGTGAGCGTTCCCCGATCCAAGGACGGCCGGCAGGGCGGCCAAGACGCCAAGATCAACGCCGCGTACGCCTGGGGTGGTGTTCCGCTCATGGTGCAGACCGTGGAGTCGTTCACCAAGGTCCGGATCAACCACGTCATGATCATCGACTTCGCCGGCTTCAAGGAGATCATCGACGCCCTCGGCGGCATCGAGATCAAGTCGGAGAAGACGTTCACCTCCATCCATCCGCCGTTCCGCACCTTCCAGCAGGGCGTGCAGCGGATGGACGGCGAGACCACGCTGGACTACTCCCGGCAGCGCAAGCAGTTCGCCGACGGCGACTTCGCCCGGATCCGGCACCAGCAGCAGGTCATCAAGGCGATCCTCGACGGCGCGGTCTCGGGCGGCATCGTCACGAACCCGGGCCGGCTCAACTCCTTCGTCAGGGCCACCTCCAGCGCCGTGTCGGTGGACGAGAAGATGTCCCTGCTGGGCATGGCCACGGACCTGCGCGGCCTGCGGGGCGGCAACCTGACCTTCATGACCAGCCCGACGAGGGGCACCGGACGGGTCGGCAGCCAGAGCGTCGTGTTCGCCGACGACGAGAAGGTGTCGTCGTTCTACGACGCGGTGCGGCGCGACGACGTCGACGAGATCCTCGCCCAATCAAAGTGA
- a CDS encoding sugar transferase, with protein MRDRGAAATPNWDQPTGAPVPDQSSSTPEAAVSARQGLDTTAVLPYASSRASKRTRWLRAWMMTAPVDLLALLAPLLVTRQYWRGTLAMAVLTLAIFAAGGLYRARRHVSFLDELPSLCGRLLAAASVVAIIAALRHESADYVLGYTSDVAVSAGLVIVGRAFTREFAILARKRRWVEHNAVIVGSGPTSVELARLLRRYPQYGLRFVGCVDSAARQGTAALPLAGTLDQLDSVVRLTECDVVIVGDPDCSETKLMEILSRPRTAGCDVWAATGLWGSRSSDDHIGAVPVAKVGGTSLSGPQWALKRASDITFATVALLALSPLLLLCAVATLIDGGRGIFFYQDRIGRYGKPFNIIKFRSMRPVNEQESQTNWSIAHDRRVGPIGRFMRRTSLDELPQLWNILRGDMSLVGPRPERPYFVEKFSAEYPDYAMRHRVPVGLTGLAQVSGLRGDTPISDRARFDNYYIENWSLWLDVKVVLRTVTEVFRGGGR; from the coding sequence ATGAGAGACCGCGGGGCAGCGGCGACGCCGAACTGGGACCAGCCGACCGGGGCGCCGGTGCCGGATCAGTCCAGTTCGACGCCGGAGGCCGCCGTCTCCGCGCGTCAGGGTCTGGACACCACCGCCGTGCTCCCCTACGCCAGCTCCCGGGCCTCCAAGCGCACCCGCTGGCTGCGCGCCTGGATGATGACCGCACCGGTCGACCTCCTGGCGCTGCTGGCGCCCCTCCTGGTCACCCGCCAGTACTGGCGGGGCACCCTGGCCATGGCCGTGCTCACCCTGGCCATCTTCGCCGCCGGCGGGCTCTACCGCGCGCGGCGGCACGTGAGCTTCCTCGACGAGTTGCCGAGCCTGTGCGGGCGGCTGCTCGCCGCGGCGTCGGTGGTCGCCATCATCGCGGCGTTGCGCCACGAATCCGCCGACTACGTGCTCGGCTACACCAGCGACGTGGCCGTCTCGGCCGGCCTGGTCATCGTCGGCAGGGCGTTCACCCGGGAATTCGCCATCCTCGCCCGCAAGCGCCGGTGGGTCGAGCACAACGCCGTCATCGTCGGCAGCGGCCCGACCTCCGTCGAGCTGGCCCGCCTGCTACGCCGCTATCCGCAGTACGGGCTGCGGTTCGTGGGTTGCGTCGACTCGGCCGCCCGCCAGGGCACCGCCGCGCTTCCGTTGGCCGGCACCCTCGACCAGTTGGACAGCGTCGTGCGGCTCACCGAGTGCGACGTGGTAATCGTCGGCGATCCGGACTGCTCCGAGACGAAGCTGATGGAGATCCTGTCCCGTCCGCGGACGGCCGGGTGCGACGTCTGGGCCGCCACCGGGCTCTGGGGCTCCCGATCCAGTGACGACCACATCGGTGCGGTCCCGGTGGCCAAGGTCGGCGGCACCTCGCTCTCCGGGCCACAGTGGGCGCTCAAGCGGGCATCGGACATCACCTTCGCCACGGTGGCGCTGCTCGCGCTGAGCCCGCTGCTGCTGCTCTGCGCCGTCGCCACCCTGATCGACGGCGGTCGGGGCATCTTCTTCTACCAGGACCGGATCGGCCGGTACGGCAAGCCCTTCAACATCATCAAGTTCCGCTCCATGCGACCCGTGAACGAGCAGGAGTCGCAGACCAACTGGTCGATCGCGCACGACCGGCGGGTGGGGCCGATCGGGCGGTTCATGCGGCGGACGTCGCTCGACGAGCTTCCCCAACTGTGGAACATCCTGCGCGGCGACATGAGCCTGGTCGGTCCCCGGCCGGAACGTCCCTACTTCGTGGAGAAGTTCTCGGCGGAGTATCCGGACTACGCGATGCGGCACCGCGTCCCGGTGGGTCTCACCGGTCTGGCCCAGGTGAGTGGGCTGCGCGGCGACACCCCCATCTCCGACCGCGCCCGCTTCGACAACTACTACATCGAGAACTGGTCCCTCTGGCTCGACGTCAAGGTGGTGCTGCGCACCGTGACCGAGGTGTTCCGCGGCGGCGGCCGCTGA
- a CDS encoding glycosyltransferase family 2 protein — protein sequence MPNVSVVIPTTGRPSIAEAVLSARHQSGASTYVVVVCDTPDVPPTVRELGPQIDRVVCTGGGRRGSYARNLGVAHADPGSHIAFLDDDDAWLPTKLASQLPALERLVAAGFRPVVSSRILQRKAGGDPLPTAAPVEVIPDGILPEDYLFRRRHLGVGRQSLPTSTLLTTYELATECRWDETLPRHQDWDWLVRVARLPRVKIVQVEEATAVYTVGSPGSISANADWRTSWNWAQRWEGVWSPSTFSDFIAAQTLRYALQARDREGVREMVRAIRRNSAPSARNAVLAALGLVPRSTLERVAMRRSKGADSPARAVQNDGRP from the coding sequence ATGCCGAACGTATCCGTCGTGATCCCCACCACGGGCCGGCCAAGCATCGCCGAGGCGGTCCTGTCCGCCCGGCACCAGAGCGGTGCGTCCACGTACGTCGTGGTCGTCTGCGACACCCCGGACGTGCCGCCGACGGTACGCGAGCTGGGGCCGCAGATCGACCGGGTGGTCTGCACCGGTGGTGGTCGCCGCGGGTCGTACGCCCGCAACCTCGGCGTCGCGCACGCCGACCCGGGCAGCCACATCGCGTTCCTGGACGACGACGACGCCTGGCTGCCGACGAAGCTGGCGAGCCAGCTGCCCGCCCTGGAGCGCCTGGTCGCCGCCGGGTTCCGCCCGGTCGTGTCGTCGCGGATCCTGCAACGGAAGGCCGGCGGCGACCCGCTGCCGACGGCCGCCCCCGTCGAGGTGATCCCCGACGGCATCCTGCCGGAGGACTACCTGTTCCGTCGTCGTCACCTCGGCGTCGGCCGGCAGTCGCTGCCGACCTCGACCCTCCTGACGACGTACGAGTTGGCGACCGAGTGCCGGTGGGACGAGACGTTGCCGCGCCACCAGGACTGGGACTGGCTGGTCCGGGTCGCGCGGCTGCCCAGGGTGAAGATCGTCCAGGTCGAGGAGGCGACCGCCGTGTACACGGTGGGCAGTCCGGGCTCGATCTCCGCGAACGCCGACTGGCGTACCTCCTGGAACTGGGCACAGCGCTGGGAGGGGGTGTGGTCGCCGTCGACCTTCTCCGACTTCATCGCCGCCCAGACCCTCCGCTACGCCTTGCAGGCACGCGACCGGGAGGGTGTCCGGGAGATGGTACGGGCGATCCGCCGCAACTCTGCCCCGTCGGCCCGCAACGCGGTGCTGGCGGCACTCGGACTCGTGCCGCGGTCGACGCTCGAACGGGTCGCCATGCGCAGGTCCAAGGGCGCCGACAGCCCCGCCCGAGCGGTCCAGAACGACGGGCGACCCTGA
- a CDS encoding glycosyltransferase codes for MRLHFVLPQLEPLYGMELAAALLMRGLQAHGVEVSATVVSRGVPAELADLTIDTLGLGSRITRLMEAVPPLRRRLQQLAPDVQIVASGLWGSVPVGAALTGSGRSYVAWEHSLLPERLRIDRRVRTLARFARLKGLRPRLVVAVSNGVARTVRQLAPGQEVVTVTNPMPPRPFVAPREIVDQGRIGLLTTAAFRPYKNHSCALAALALLPTNYHLTLAGDGEERELLHARTRELGMQDRVTFLGRVPGVGELLAQADLLVHPSRAETFGFSLVEAAEAGLPVAALPVPALDEMIPTFVPGALAADTSASALAAVIVRLTGADRPTHGDFEKSWHARCTALAPAEVSRQWVEALHR; via the coding sequence ATGCGACTGCATTTCGTCCTGCCCCAGCTCGAACCGCTCTACGGCATGGAGCTGGCGGCGGCGCTGCTGATGCGTGGGCTCCAGGCCCACGGCGTGGAGGTGTCGGCCACCGTCGTGTCCCGGGGCGTCCCCGCCGAGCTGGCCGACCTCACCATCGACACCCTTGGCCTCGGCTCCCGGATCACCCGGTTGATGGAGGCCGTCCCGCCGCTGCGCCGGCGCCTGCAACAGCTGGCACCGGACGTCCAGATCGTGGCCAGCGGGCTGTGGGGCAGCGTGCCCGTCGGTGCCGCCCTCACCGGCTCCGGGCGCAGCTACGTCGCGTGGGAGCACTCGCTGCTGCCCGAACGGCTGCGCATCGACCGCCGGGTCCGCACGCTCGCCCGGTTCGCCCGACTCAAGGGGCTCCGCCCCCGGCTCGTGGTCGCCGTGTCCAACGGGGTCGCGCGCACCGTCCGGCAACTCGCACCCGGCCAGGAGGTGGTCACGGTCACCAATCCGATGCCGCCCCGGCCGTTCGTCGCCCCCCGGGAGATCGTGGACCAGGGGCGGATCGGGTTGCTCACCACGGCGGCCTTCCGTCCGTACAAGAACCACTCCTGCGCGCTCGCCGCGCTGGCCCTGCTCCCGACCAACTACCACCTGACGCTCGCCGGCGACGGCGAGGAGCGCGAGTTGCTCCACGCCAGGACGCGGGAGCTGGGGATGCAGGACCGGGTGACGTTCCTGGGCAGGGTGCCCGGGGTCGGCGAACTGCTCGCCCAGGCGGATCTCCTGGTGCACCCGTCCCGCGCCGAGACCTTCGGGTTCAGCCTGGTGGAGGCGGCCGAGGCCGGTCTGCCGGTCGCCGCCCTGCCGGTGCCGGCACTGGACGAGATGATCCCGACGTTCGTGCCCGGGGCGCTGGCGGCGGACACCTCCGCGTCGGCCCTCGCCGCCGTGATCGTCCGGCTGACCGGCGCCGATCGGCCGACCCACGGCGACTTCGAGAAGTCCTGGCACGCCCGGTGCACGGCGTTGGCTCCCGCCGAGGTCAGCCGCCAGTGGGTGGAGGCGTTGCACCGGTGA
- a CDS encoding lipopolysaccharide biosynthesis protein: MNPAPGAAGTGTTDGPSRPRSHRRRSLLAGRRDGFLRKSGKFLTGTLLRTLAQGALFVLLAREMSIDTYGLFVGITALVAVVSPFASAGAPSLIFQSYAEAPTDWARHLARGLLLSTIFGAGATVLVSAAGVAIWGDSVSMLDLLCLAFADLVAWRLIEAVAASVQARGRIFLASVIPAVLHVARLAGALLLALADTPIDLRGWAFTQLLISAVVSLVITAFSLRGAGRVPWDVRAALGQSRSGLLFAVGLSAQTVYNDIDKVMLSRLGTTESAAIYAAAYRVVDFAYTPARSMSAVAYPKFFEAGRKGLRSALRLALSLLPRYLMFSVPASLLLVAFAWTMPLIFGAEYEAATLALQGLSALLVLKAIHYLAADALSGSRMQGRRTVCQIVVGVVNAGLNVWLIPIYGWQGAVASSLIGNALLGVLMWACLVVSLRRDQASAPGPERELERV; the protein is encoded by the coding sequence GTGAATCCTGCCCCTGGTGCCGCCGGGACCGGGACGACCGACGGCCCAAGCCGACCCAGGTCGCACCGGCGCCGCTCGCTGCTCGCGGGTCGACGGGACGGATTTCTCCGGAAGTCCGGGAAGTTCCTCACCGGCACGCTGCTGCGGACCCTCGCCCAGGGGGCGCTCTTCGTCCTCCTGGCGCGCGAGATGTCCATCGACACCTACGGTCTGTTCGTCGGTATCACCGCCCTGGTCGCCGTGGTCTCCCCCTTCGCGTCGGCCGGCGCACCGAGCCTGATCTTCCAGAGCTACGCCGAGGCGCCCACCGACTGGGCCCGCCACCTCGCCCGCGGCCTGCTTCTCTCCACCATCTTCGGTGCCGGCGCGACCGTGCTGGTCAGCGCGGCGGGGGTGGCGATCTGGGGCGACTCGGTGAGCATGCTGGATCTGCTCTGCCTCGCCTTCGCCGACCTGGTCGCGTGGCGCCTGATCGAGGCGGTGGCCGCGTCGGTGCAGGCGCGGGGGCGGATCTTCCTCGCCTCGGTCATTCCCGCCGTGCTGCACGTGGCACGGTTGGCCGGCGCGCTGTTGCTCGCCCTGGCGGACACCCCGATCGACCTGCGCGGGTGGGCGTTCACCCAGTTGCTGATCTCCGCCGTGGTCAGCCTCGTCATCACCGCGTTCAGCCTGCGGGGGGCCGGTCGGGTGCCCTGGGACGTCCGGGCCGCCCTCGGCCAGTCGCGATCCGGGCTGCTGTTCGCCGTCGGCCTCTCCGCCCAGACGGTCTACAACGACATCGACAAGGTCATGCTGTCGCGGTTGGGTACGACGGAGAGCGCCGCCATCTACGCCGCGGCCTACCGGGTCGTCGATTTCGCGTACACGCCGGCCCGGTCCATGTCCGCCGTGGCGTACCCGAAGTTCTTCGAGGCCGGGCGGAAGGGGCTACGGTCGGCCCTGCGCCTCGCGCTCTCCCTGCTGCCGCGCTACCTGATGTTCAGCGTGCCGGCCAGCCTGCTGCTGGTGGCGTTCGCCTGGACCATGCCCCTGATCTTCGGCGCCGAGTACGAGGCGGCCACCCTGGCGTTGCAGGGCCTGAGCGCACTCCTGGTGCTGAAGGCGATACACTATCTCGCCGCCGATGCCCTGTCGGGTAGCCGGATGCAGGGCCGTCGCACGGTCTGCCAGATCGTGGTGGGCGTCGTCAACGCTGGCCTCAACGTCTGGCTCATCCCGATCTACGGCTGGCAGGGCGCCGTCGCCTCCAGCCTGATCGGCAACGCCCTCCTCGGCGTGCTGATGTGGGCGTGCCTGGTGGTGTCCCTTCGGCGCGACCAGGCCAGCGCACCGGGGCCGGAGCGGGAGCTGGAGAGGGTCTGA